Proteins encoded in a region of the Sphingomonas jaspsi DSM 18422 genome:
- the greA gene encoding transcription elongation factor GreA, whose product MASDKVPMLAEGYRLLEEELKRLKKERPEIVDAIEEARAHGDLSENAEYHAAKERQGQIEAQIGDIEDRLSRALVIDPTTLSGDKVVFGATVTLLDEEDKKIRYQLVGQQEADAKVGRISYNSPLGRALIGKEVGEDVEVTTPGGERYYEVAKIEFI is encoded by the coding sequence ATGGCGAGCGACAAGGTGCCGATGCTGGCCGAAGGCTATCGGCTGCTCGAAGAGGAACTGAAGCGCCTGAAGAAGGAACGACCCGAGATCGTCGACGCGATCGAGGAAGCGCGCGCCCATGGCGACCTCAGCGAAAACGCCGAATATCATGCGGCGAAGGAACGTCAGGGCCAGATCGAGGCACAGATCGGCGATATCGAGGATCGCCTCAGCCGCGCCTTGGTAATCGACCCGACGACCCTTAGTGGCGACAAGGTGGTGTTCGGCGCGACCGTCACCCTGCTCGACGAAGAAGACAAAAAGATCCGCTACCAGCTGGTCGGCCAGCAGGAAGCGGACGCCAAGGTTGGCCGCATCAGCTACAACTCGCCCTTGGGCCGGGCCCTCATCGGCAAGGAAGTCGGCGAGGACGTCGAGGTGACGACGCCGGGCGGCGAGCGCTATTACGAAGTGGCGAAGATCGAATTCATCTAG
- the carB gene encoding carbamoyl-phosphate synthase large subunit, giving the protein MPRRTDISSILIIGAGPIVIGQAAEFDYSGSQAVKALKAEGYRVIVVNSNPATIMTDPELADATYIEPITPEVVAKIIETEKPDALLPTMGGQTALNTALALAKNGTLDRLGVKLIGANAEAIEKAENREMFRDAMDRIGLESPRSAIVHSWEEAKEMLETVGLPAVIRPSFTLGGTGGGIAYNREEYERIVRSGLEASPTTEVLIDESLVGWKEYEMEVVRDRADNAIIICSIENIDPMGVHTGDSITVAPALTLTDKEYQRMRSASIAVLREIGVETGGSNVQFAVNPKNGRMIVIEMNPRVSRSSALASKATGFPIAKVAARLAVGYTLDEIANDITGGATPASFEPTIDYVVTKIPRFAFEKFKGSEPLLSTAMKSVGEVMAIGRSFAESLQKALRGLETGLCGLDRVRELEGASPAEIENALGRATPDRLLVAAEALRHGFTVQRIHEIAGFDPWFLERLAEIVAAEEQVRAEGLPQEAAGLRRLKAMGFSDARLAQLALRSAGVEREASEAAAYGSGIVHDALKAMTGGVTAAEVRALRHKLGVKPVFKRIDSCAAEFDAATPYLYSTYEAPLFGEPEDEAAISDKRKVIILGGGPNRIGQGIEFDYCCCHAAFALGRDGQGYETVMVNCNPETVSTDPDTSDRLYFEPLTSEDVLEIVSREAEKGELAGVIVQLGGQTPLKLSHDIEGAGFPILGTSPDSIDLAEDRERFAKLVDKLGLKQPANGLARSRDEAIAVAERIGYPVLLRPSYVLGGRAMEVVDGPAQLDHYIATAVQVSGNSPVLIDRYLRDAVEVDVDALCDQQTVVVTGILQHIEEAGVHSGDSACSIPPYSLSAAVIAEIERQTEALALALGVKGLMNVQYAVKDEAVYLIEVNPRASRTVPFVAKAIGHPIAKLAARVMAGEKLVDLPRVDRHIDYVAVKESVFPFARFPGTDPVLSPEMKSTGEVMGIDSDFDIAFAKSQIGGGVTLPDAGTVFISVKDTDKDHIVPAAKKMVELGFKVIATGGTASHLEANGVPIERVNKVAQGRPHIVDRIVDGGVQLVFNTTEGWQSLKDSQAIREAALKAKTPYFTTASSSVAVANAIGALRGHALEVRSLQSYYSASR; this is encoded by the coding sequence ATGCCCCGCCGTACAGACATCAGCTCCATCCTCATCATCGGCGCCGGCCCGATCGTCATCGGCCAGGCGGCTGAGTTCGATTATTCGGGGAGCCAAGCCGTCAAGGCCCTGAAGGCCGAGGGCTATCGCGTCATCGTCGTCAATTCGAACCCGGCGACGATCATGACCGATCCCGAGCTGGCGGATGCGACCTATATCGAGCCGATCACGCCCGAGGTGGTCGCCAAGATCATCGAAACCGAGAAGCCCGACGCGCTGCTGCCGACAATGGGTGGGCAGACGGCGCTCAACACCGCGCTGGCGCTCGCCAAGAACGGGACGCTCGACCGGCTGGGGGTCAAGCTGATCGGCGCCAACGCCGAGGCCATCGAGAAGGCCGAAAACCGCGAAATGTTCCGCGATGCGATGGACCGTATCGGGCTGGAAAGCCCGCGATCGGCCATCGTCCACAGCTGGGAAGAAGCGAAAGAGATGCTGGAGACGGTGGGCCTGCCCGCGGTCATCCGGCCGAGCTTCACGCTGGGCGGCACCGGCGGCGGCATCGCCTACAATCGCGAGGAATATGAGCGGATCGTCCGCAGCGGCCTCGAAGCCAGCCCCACCACCGAAGTGCTGATCGACGAAAGCCTGGTCGGGTGGAAGGAGTATGAGATGGAGGTGGTCCGCGACCGCGCGGACAATGCCATCATCATCTGTTCGATCGAAAATATCGACCCGATGGGCGTGCATACCGGCGACAGCATCACCGTCGCGCCCGCGCTGACGCTGACGGACAAGGAATATCAGCGGATGCGCTCGGCCAGCATCGCGGTGCTGCGCGAAATTGGTGTCGAAACAGGGGGTTCCAACGTCCAGTTCGCGGTGAATCCGAAGAACGGGCGGATGATCGTGATCGAGATGAACCCGCGCGTCTCGCGTTCATCGGCGCTGGCGTCGAAGGCCACCGGCTTTCCCATCGCCAAGGTCGCGGCGCGGCTGGCGGTGGGCTATACGCTCGACGAGATCGCCAACGACATCACCGGCGGTGCGACCCCGGCGAGCTTCGAGCCGACGATCGATTATGTCGTCACCAAGATCCCGCGCTTCGCCTTTGAAAAGTTCAAGGGCAGCGAGCCGCTCTTGTCTACGGCGATGAAGTCGGTCGGCGAGGTGATGGCGATCGGGCGGTCGTTCGCGGAAAGCCTGCAGAAGGCGCTGCGTGGGCTGGAGACTGGGCTGTGCGGGCTCGACCGGGTGCGCGAGCTGGAAGGCGCCTCGCCGGCGGAGATCGAAAACGCGTTGGGCCGTGCGACGCCGGACCGGCTGCTGGTCGCGGCGGAGGCGCTGCGGCATGGCTTCACGGTCCAGCGGATCCACGAAATTGCGGGCTTCGACCCCTGGTTCCTCGAGCGGCTGGCGGAAATCGTCGCGGCTGAGGAGCAGGTCCGGGCCGAAGGTCTGCCGCAGGAAGCGGCGGGGCTGAGGCGGCTGAAGGCGATGGGTTTCTCCGACGCGCGGCTGGCGCAGCTGGCCTTGCGCTCGGCGGGGGTCGAGCGCGAGGCGTCGGAAGCGGCGGCCTATGGCAGCGGCATCGTTCATGACGCGCTCAAAGCCATGACCGGCGGCGTGACGGCGGCGGAAGTGCGCGCGCTGCGCCACAAGCTGGGCGTCAAGCCCGTGTTCAAGCGGATCGACAGCTGCGCGGCGGAATTCGATGCGGCGACGCCTTACCTTTACTCGACCTACGAAGCGCCGTTGTTTGGCGAGCCGGAGGACGAGGCGGCGATTTCGGACAAGCGCAAGGTCATCATCCTGGGTGGCGGGCCGAACCGCATCGGGCAGGGGATCGAGTTCGACTATTGCTGTTGCCATGCCGCCTTCGCCCTCGGCCGCGACGGGCAGGGGTATGAGACCGTCATGGTCAACTGCAATCCGGAGACGGTGTCGACCGACCCGGATACCTCCGACCGCCTCTATTTCGAGCCGCTGACGAGCGAAGATGTGCTCGAAATCGTCAGCCGCGAGGCGGAGAAGGGCGAACTTGCCGGGGTGATCGTCCAGCTCGGCGGGCAGACGCCGCTGAAGCTCAGCCACGACATCGAGGGCGCGGGTTTCCCGATCCTCGGCACCTCGCCCGACAGCATCGACCTGGCCGAAGACCGCGAGCGCTTTGCCAAGCTGGTCGACAAGCTAGGCCTTAAGCAGCCGGCCAACGGCCTCGCCCGCAGCCGCGACGAGGCAATCGCGGTCGCCGAGCGCATCGGCTATCCGGTGCTGCTGCGCCCGTCCTACGTACTTGGCGGCCGCGCGATGGAGGTCGTCGACGGACCGGCGCAGCTCGATCACTATATCGCGACCGCGGTTCAGGTGTCGGGCAATTCGCCGGTGTTGATCGACCGTTACCTGCGCGATGCGGTGGAGGTCGACGTCGACGCGCTGTGCGACCAGCAGACGGTCGTCGTCACCGGCATCCTGCAGCACATCGAGGAAGCGGGGGTCCATTCGGGCGACAGCGCCTGTTCGATCCCGCCCTACAGCCTGTCCGCAGCCGTCATCGCCGAAATCGAGCGGCAGACCGAAGCGCTTGCGCTGGCGTTGGGCGTCAAGGGCCTGATGAACGTCCAATATGCGGTCAAGGACGAGGCGGTCTACCTGATCGAGGTCAATCCGCGCGCCAGCCGCACCGTACCGTTCGTCGCCAAGGCGATCGGACACCCCATCGCCAAGTTGGCGGCGCGCGTGATGGCGGGCGAGAAGCTGGTCGACCTGCCGCGTGTCGATCGTCACATCGACTATGTCGCGGTGAAGGAGAGCGTCTTCCCCTTCGCCCGCTTCCCCGGTACCGATCCGGTCCTGTCACCGGAGATGAAGAGCACTGGCGAAGTCATGGGAATCGATAGCGATTTCGATATCGCCTTCGCCAAGTCGCAAATTGGCGGCGGGGTGACGCTGCCCGATGCCGGCACGGTCTTCATTTCGGTCAAGGACACCGACAAGGACCATATCGTACCCGCCGCGAAGAAGATGGTGGAGTTGGGCTTCAAGGTCATCGCGACCGGGGGCACCGCATCCCACCTCGAAGCGAATGGCGTACCGATCGAGCGGGTCAACAAGGTGGCGCAGGGCCGACCGCACATCGTCGACCGGATCGTCGACGGCGGGGTGCAGCTGGTGTTCAACACGACCGAGGGCTGGCAGTCGCTGAAGGACAGCCAGGCGATCCGCGAGGCGGCGCTGAAGGCCAAGACGCCTTACTTCACCACCGCGTCGTCCAGCGTGGCCGTGGCGAACGCGATTGGTGCCCTCAGGGGCCATGCGCTTGAAGTTCGCTCGCTCCAATCCTATTATTCCGCCTCCAGATAG
- the carA gene encoding glutamine-hydrolyzing carbamoyl-phosphate synthase small subunit: MAEGQLARAPQPEGATGVIVFADGRTIWGKGFGAEGEAVGELCFNTAMTGYQEVMTDPSYAKQIIAFTFPHIGNVGTNEEDVEAGEAHALGAIVREAVTSPSNFRSVEDWPSWMARTGRIGISGIDTRGLTRLVRREGPPTIAVAHNAKGDFDLDALQRLAAEWPGLEGMDLAKEVSSKQLFNWTDGGWDIGSGYRLDHANPSAPHVVAIDYGAKRNIFRNLVEAGARVTVLPATATFDEVMAQEPDGFFLSNGPGDPAATGEFAIPVIRQMLETGKPLFGICLGHQLLALAVGGKTAKMFQGHRGANHPVKRLDSGQVEITSMNHGFAVERGGLPNNVRETHVSLFDDSNCGIELTDRPAFSVQYHPEASPGPMDSFYLFEKFVGMMR, translated from the coding sequence ATGGCCGAAGGACAACTCGCGCGCGCACCGCAACCAGAAGGAGCGACGGGAGTCATCGTTTTCGCCGACGGCAGGACCATCTGGGGCAAAGGCTTCGGCGCGGAAGGCGAGGCGGTCGGAGAGCTGTGCTTCAACACCGCCATGACCGGATACCAGGAAGTGATGACCGATCCTTCCTACGCCAAGCAGATCATCGCCTTCACCTTTCCGCACATCGGCAATGTCGGAACGAATGAGGAAGACGTCGAAGCTGGCGAGGCGCATGCGCTTGGCGCGATCGTACGCGAGGCGGTGACGTCGCCGTCCAACTTTCGCTCCGTCGAGGATTGGCCGAGCTGGATGGCGCGAACCGGGCGCATCGGCATTTCGGGCATCGATACGCGCGGGTTGACGCGGCTGGTGCGGCGCGAAGGGCCGCCGACTATTGCGGTGGCGCACAATGCCAAGGGCGATTTCGACCTCGACGCGCTGCAGCGGCTGGCCGCCGAATGGCCGGGGCTGGAAGGCATGGACCTCGCCAAGGAAGTGTCGTCGAAGCAGCTATTCAACTGGACCGACGGCGGCTGGGACATCGGCAGCGGATATCGGCTCGACCATGCCAATCCGTCGGCGCCGCATGTCGTGGCGATCGATTATGGCGCCAAGCGCAACATCTTCCGCAACCTGGTTGAAGCCGGGGCGCGGGTGACGGTGCTGCCCGCCACCGCGACCTTCGACGAAGTGATGGCGCAGGAGCCCGACGGCTTCTTCCTGTCGAACGGCCCGGGCGATCCCGCCGCGACCGGCGAATTTGCCATTCCGGTGATCCGCCAGATGCTGGAAACGGGCAAGCCGCTGTTCGGCATTTGCTTGGGCCACCAGCTCCTCGCGCTGGCGGTGGGCGGCAAGACCGCCAAGATGTTCCAGGGCCACCGCGGCGCCAACCATCCGGTGAAGCGGCTCGACAGCGGGCAGGTCGAAATCACCAGCATGAACCACGGGTTCGCAGTCGAACGCGGCGGATTGCCCAACAATGTCCGCGAAACCCATGTCAGCCTGTTCGACGACAGCAATTGCGGCATCGAACTGACCGATCGCCCCGCCTTCAGCGTCCAGTATCACCCAGAAGCGAGCCCGGGGCCGATGGACAGCTTCTACCTGTTCGAGAAATTCGTGGGGATGATGCGGTGA
- a CDS encoding GatB/YqeY domain-containing protein has product MIRDDIKAALVTAMKGGDKDSVGTIRLIQSAIKNRDIELRTAAQQPDDDALVTEVLQKMIKQRRESVDMYTQGGRAELAAKEEAEIAVIERFLPQQMSEDEARAAIAAIIADTGASSMKDMGKVMAEVKSRHATSIEPAKASQLVKAALANA; this is encoded by the coding sequence ATGATTCGCGACGATATCAAGGCTGCATTGGTCACCGCCATGAAGGGCGGCGACAAGGACAGCGTGGGCACGATCCGCCTGATCCAGTCCGCCATCAAGAACCGCGACATCGAACTGCGCACCGCCGCGCAACAGCCCGATGATGACGCGCTTGTCACCGAAGTGCTGCAGAAAATGATCAAGCAGCGCCGCGAATCGGTCGACATGTACACTCAGGGCGGCCGCGCCGAGCTCGCAGCCAAGGAAGAAGCCGAAATCGCCGTCATCGAACGCTTCCTGCCCCAGCAGATGAGCGAGGATGAAGCCAGGGCCGCCATCGCTGCGATCATCGCCGACACCGGCGCCTCGTCGATGAAGGACATGGGCAAGGTGATGGCCGAAGTGAAATCGCGCCATGCTACCAGCATCGAACCGGCCAAGGCCAGCCAGCTGGTCAAGGCGGCGCTCGCAAACGCGTGA
- the dnaG gene encoding DNA primase, with protein MNLSPAWLDELRARTTLSAVIAPTLKLTKAGREFKACCPFHNEKTPSFYINDEKGFYHCFGCGAHGDAIRFLTDQRGLPFMDAVKDLATKAGMDVPAPDPRSREKQERAAGLHDVMAAAQRWFVEQLEGVDGGAARAYLKERGITEATRQKFGFGFAPDSRGKLKAALASFGNDKLVEAGLLIQPDDNKEPYDRFRGRLTYPIRDVRGRVIAFSARILGAGEPKYLNSPDTPLFDKGRTLFNIDLAGPASRNARRVLIVEGQMDVIALDQAGIGEVVAPLGTALTEDQIQRLWRLEPAPICCFDGDSAGQKAAIRAATRALPHLGPERTLRFVDLPQGKDPDDVVKSGGKAAMEELLAKPDPLVDRLWRYERDAQPLDTPEARAGLKQRLFDHVQAIQDPSVRQLYRDEWLRRFDELVRPQAAGRGAFTPRQPWKKNREGRFVPPPPPASAAARAIASGGIDKATARALVYGHALFPDAIGDHVELFATLPLADKAASNVRDRMIDLTMSGQALDREGLVPILATDGTASDWKQVSKGGDLGFTFTRSSGDPDLARRDLAMAMETVAAKVELDAAFEAAMARFRAGDDSAFEEQQKLHAAREVINDRLASLAGNE; from the coding sequence GTGAACCTCTCGCCAGCATGGCTGGACGAACTTAGGGCGCGGACCACGCTGTCGGCGGTGATCGCGCCGACGCTGAAGCTCACCAAGGCCGGGCGCGAGTTCAAGGCCTGCTGCCCGTTCCATAATGAAAAGACGCCGTCCTTCTACATCAACGACGAGAAGGGCTTTTATCACTGCTTCGGTTGCGGGGCGCATGGCGATGCCATTCGCTTCCTGACCGACCAGCGCGGGCTGCCGTTCATGGACGCCGTCAAGGATCTGGCCACCAAGGCCGGAATGGACGTTCCCGCCCCCGACCCGCGCAGCCGTGAAAAGCAGGAGCGCGCGGCCGGCCTCCACGACGTCATGGCCGCCGCCCAGCGCTGGTTCGTCGAACAACTGGAAGGCGTCGATGGCGGCGCGGCACGCGCTTATTTGAAAGAGCGCGGCATTACGGAGGCGACGCGCCAGAAGTTCGGCTTCGGCTTCGCGCCGGACTCGCGCGGGAAGCTCAAGGCTGCGCTCGCCAGTTTCGGCAACGACAAGCTGGTCGAGGCCGGCCTCCTCATCCAGCCCGACGACAATAAGGAACCCTACGATCGCTTCCGTGGCCGCCTGACCTACCCGATCCGCGACGTCCGTGGCCGGGTGATCGCCTTCAGCGCGCGCATTCTTGGCGCCGGCGAGCCCAAATATCTCAACTCCCCCGACACGCCGCTGTTCGACAAGGGGCGCACCTTGTTCAACATCGACCTGGCCGGTCCTGCCAGCCGCAATGCCAGGCGGGTGCTGATCGTCGAAGGGCAAATGGACGTCATCGCGCTCGACCAGGCGGGCATTGGTGAGGTTGTCGCGCCGCTTGGCACTGCGCTCACCGAAGACCAGATCCAGCGGCTGTGGCGGCTGGAGCCCGCGCCGATCTGCTGCTTCGACGGCGACAGTGCGGGGCAGAAGGCCGCGATCCGGGCTGCGACGCGCGCCCTGCCCCATCTCGGCCCCGAACGCACCCTGCGCTTCGTCGACCTGCCGCAGGGCAAGGACCCCGACGATGTCGTCAAGTCGGGCGGCAAGGCGGCGATGGAGGAATTGCTCGCCAAGCCCGACCCTTTGGTCGACCGCCTGTGGCGCTACGAACGCGATGCGCAGCCGCTCGACACCCCCGAAGCGCGCGCCGGGCTCAAGCAGCGCCTGTTCGACCATGTCCAGGCCATCCAGGACCCCAGCGTCCGCCAGCTATACCGCGACGAATGGCTACGCCGCTTCGATGAACTCGTCCGCCCGCAAGCCGCGGGCCGCGGCGCCTTCACACCGCGCCAGCCGTGGAAGAAGAACCGCGAGGGCCGCTTCGTCCCCCCGCCCCCACCCGCCAGCGCCGCCGCCCGCGCCATCGCCAGCGGCGGGATCGACAAGGCGACCGCCCGGGCCTTGGTCTATGGCCATGCGCTCTTCCCCGACGCGATCGGCGACCATGTCGAACTGTTCGCGACCCTCCCGCTTGCCGACAAGGCCGCGTCGAACGTGCGCGACCGCATGATCGATCTCACCATGTCGGGCCAAGCGCTTGATCGCGAAGGACTCGTTCCCATATTGGCGACTGACGGCACCGCCTCCGACTGGAAGCAGGTGTCGAAAGGCGGCGATCTTGGCTTTACCTTCACGCGTTCCTCCGGCGATCCCGACCTCGCCCGGCGCGACCTCGCCATGGCGATGGAGACGGTAGCGGCCAAAGTCGAGCTCGACGCGGCGTTCGAAGCGGCCATGGCGCGCTTCCGCGCCGGCGACGATTCCGCCTTCGAAGAGCAACAAAAACTTCATGCGGCGCGTGAAGTTATCAACGACAGGCTGGCATCTCTCGCCGGCAATGAGTAA